One genomic region from Spirulina subsalsa PCC 9445 encodes:
- the mntA gene encoding type VII toxin-antitoxin system MntA family adenylyltransferase antitoxin: MIHPLSPTSAILQELPYLKMLILFGSRARGNPHAQSDWDFAVLYDHELYEQMIQTAQSWEFLKIYMVFSDYFQIPSEKIDIVELERCPPLLAYQIAEYGKLLYEEETGLFEKFRQQVVMTEQELLEQRKMLRDSLESFLQKRGV, translated from the coding sequence ATGATTCATCCCCTTTCCCCCACCTCCGCAATATTGCAAGAACTTCCCTATCTCAAAATGCTAATTCTCTTTGGTTCAAGAGCAAGGGGAAATCCTCATGCTCAGAGTGATTGGGACTTTGCTGTTCTTTATGATCACGAGTTATATGAACAAATGATTCAAACAGCCCAAAGTTGGGAATTTCTGAAAATTTATATGGTGTTCTCAGATTACTTCCAGATTCCCAGTGAAAAAATAGATATTGTGGAACTAGAGCGCTGTCCTCCTTTACTCGCTTATCAAATTGCTGAGTATGGAAAGCTCTTGTATGAGGAAGAAACGGGATTATTTGAAAAATTCCGACAGCAAGTAGTGATGACTGAACAAGAACTGCTGGAACAGCGCAAAATGTTACGCGATAGCTTAGAATCTTTTTTACAAAAACGAGGGGTATGA
- a CDS encoding Uma2 family endonuclease — translation MIAALDPIPMNPQEYLAWEEKQPLKYEYLEGKVYAMTGGTIPHNDLAVNLTTLLKNHLRGRGCKVQMADAKVGISEQGPFHYPDVMVSCDERDRRATRVLSHPCLIIEVLSPSTEAFDRGRKFQNYRQIAELQEYVLVSADQRMVECFHRNDQGIWELYTYSEEDSVLLRSVGWEGLVTEIYEDVVLEGGQGDGRIQ, via the coding sequence ATGATTGCCGCCTTAGATCCTATCCCTATGAATCCCCAAGAATACCTAGCCTGGGAGGAAAAACAACCCCTGAAATATGAATATTTGGAGGGAAAAGTATACGCCATGACTGGGGGAACAATTCCCCATAATGATTTAGCAGTTAACCTCACTACGCTACTAAAAAATCACCTACGAGGGAGAGGGTGCAAAGTGCAAATGGCAGATGCCAAAGTGGGAATTTCTGAACAGGGGCCATTTCATTATCCAGATGTGATGGTGAGTTGTGATGAACGAGACAGACGCGCAACGCGAGTTTTATCTCATCCCTGTCTCATTATTGAGGTATTGTCACCCAGTACAGAAGCTTTTGATCGGGGTCGCAAGTTCCAGAATTACCGTCAAATTGCCGAGTTACAGGAATATGTCTTGGTGAGCGCCGATCAGAGGATGGTGGAGTGTTTTCACCGTAATGATCAAGGGATTTGGGAGTTGTACACCTACAGCGAGGAGGATTCGGTGCTATTGAGGAGTGTGGGGTGGGAGGGGTTGGTTACAGAGATTTATGAGGATGTAGTGTTAGAAGGAGGTCAAGGAGATGGAAGGATTCAATGA
- the cas3 gene encoding type I-D CRISPR-associated helicase Cas3', protein MSSYSITLKPVYSAPAIDISPNIQLPPNWKLGWQQAETFKAVQNPKIDVIINTAMTGDGKSLAAYLNCLQEYFPVIGLYPTNELARDQTAQIERYIADFNPPHKPRVHRLSGRELELYAAEKSVSKAQAIVDQAYNSEILVTNPDILHYLHRGAYLTPFDNRDKLWNRLDKEFDLFIFDEFHVFSAPQVASVINTLLLIRNTNRRKKFLFLSATPDPELLNRLEKAGFRCYQIDPVQENKYQFPETNSQEEKLSTQGWRQVTREINLELIPLESSFSASETWLKENKDLVLQYFLDFPQSKGAIILNSIASVKRLVPIFQELFTSQGLQVGENTGLSGQQTKLASLDCDLVLGTSTIDIGVDFKINFLIFESSDSGNFIQRLGRLGRHEGYIKEGEAIKFSQFTAYGLVPKFLLERLFEKESAPLTVGEKYDRKSFNTAILENYRKINNFAGYYKRWGTVQSFKLWCDLKDPKIAQQYASNRDKLKNDCELVFDCSFKKAVYCIRQWAKDWEELSGKKGNPIFNDAASFRGSSPLQCGLYDLTEGVEGDRFKTYDLPGILSNLEIELWTEAGFLAELRETSQRMGQPIAKGHFKHCLAFLKLRGYREERLNWRFTYSGNLAEIAHRWKVQVLRGIEVWQPDNPWIRGLNQKLRSQGLVCYIVPSPTMEVRQRLQLPMHFALYPISDQMSVQDATPPYSIAIGQAALLLDTLAYRLQSKGGESWIC, encoded by the coding sequence ATGTCCTCCTATTCCATCACCCTAAAACCCGTCTATTCCGCCCCCGCAATAGATATTTCCCCAAACATTCAATTACCTCCCAACTGGAAACTGGGATGGCAGCAAGCAGAAACCTTTAAGGCTGTACAAAACCCTAAAATTGATGTCATTATAAATACTGCCATGACGGGAGATGGCAAAAGCTTGGCCGCCTATCTCAACTGTTTACAGGAATATTTTCCCGTCATTGGACTTTACCCCACTAATGAACTGGCACGGGATCAAACAGCACAAATTGAGCGTTATATTGCAGACTTTAACCCTCCCCATAAACCCAGAGTTCATCGTTTAAGTGGTCGAGAATTAGAACTTTATGCCGCAGAAAAAAGCGTATCTAAAGCCCAAGCAATTGTAGATCAAGCTTACAACTCGGAAATTTTAGTCACTAACCCAGATATTCTCCATTATCTCCATCGGGGCGCTTATTTAACCCCTTTTGATAATCGAGATAAATTATGGAATCGCCTTGATAAGGAATTTGACCTCTTCATCTTTGATGAATTTCATGTTTTTAGTGCGCCACAAGTTGCCAGTGTTATCAATACCCTGTTACTGATTCGGAATACTAATCGCCGGAAAAAGTTTTTGTTCCTTTCCGCAACCCCTGACCCTGAATTATTGAACCGCTTGGAAAAAGCAGGATTTCGCTGTTATCAGATTGATCCGGTACAAGAGAATAAATATCAATTTCCTGAAACAAACTCCCAAGAGGAAAAACTCTCAACCCAAGGCTGGCGACAGGTCACAAGGGAAATTAACCTAGAATTAATCCCCCTAGAATCTAGTTTTTCCGCTTCAGAAACTTGGTTAAAAGAAAACAAAGACTTGGTTTTACAATACTTCCTTGATTTCCCTCAGAGTAAAGGCGCAATTATTCTCAATTCCATTGCTTCAGTAAAACGTCTTGTCCCAATTTTTCAGGAATTATTTACCAGTCAGGGCTTACAAGTCGGTGAGAACACGGGTTTATCAGGACAACAAACGAAGTTAGCCTCTTTAGATTGTGATCTAGTTTTGGGAACAAGTACCATTGATATTGGGGTTGATTTTAAGATTAATTTTCTGATTTTTGAATCCTCAGATTCTGGTAACTTCATCCAAAGATTAGGGCGTTTAGGTCGTCATGAAGGCTATATAAAAGAGGGGGAAGCGATTAAGTTTTCCCAGTTTACGGCCTATGGATTAGTGCCTAAGTTTTTGCTTGAGCGATTATTTGAGAAAGAGTCTGCACCGTTAACGGTTGGAGAAAAATATGACCGTAAAAGCTTTAATACTGCTATTCTTGAAAACTACAGAAAAATTAATAATTTTGCGGGTTATTATAAGCGTTGGGGAACGGTACAATCTTTTAAACTGTGGTGTGACCTGAAAGACCCTAAAATTGCTCAACAGTATGCTTCTAATCGAGATAAACTGAAAAACGATTGTGAATTAGTCTTTGATTGTTCTTTTAAAAAAGCGGTTTATTGTATTAGGCAGTGGGCGAAAGATTGGGAAGAGTTGTCCGGGAAAAAAGGTAATCCTATCTTTAATGATGCGGCAAGTTTTCGGGGGTCGAGTCCCTTACAGTGTGGACTTTACGACCTCACAGAAGGGGTAGAAGGCGATCGCTTTAAAACCTACGACTTGCCCGGAATCCTGAGTAATCTAGAGATTGAGCTATGGACAGAAGCAGGATTTCTGGCCGAATTGCGGGAGACTTCCCAACGGATGGGACAACCCATTGCTAAGGGACATTTTAAACATTGTTTAGCCTTTCTCAAACTGCGGGGATATCGCGAAGAACGTTTAAATTGGCGGTTTACCTACAGTGGAAATTTAGCAGAAATTGCCCATCGTTGGAAGGTGCAAGTCTTACGGGGGATTGAGGTTTGGCAACCGGATAATCCTTGGATTCGAGGACTGAATCAAAAATTGCGATCGCAAGGATTAGTCTGTTACATTGTCCCTTCCCCCACAATGGAAGTCCGTCAACGGTTACAACTTCCCATGCACTTTGCACTTTATCCCATTAGCGATCAAATGAGTGTTCAAGATGCCACTCCTCCCTATTCTATCGCCATTGGTCAAGCCGCCTTACTCCTAGATACCCTTGCCTATCGTTTGCAGAGTAAAGGAGGAGAATCATGGATTTGTTAA
- a CDS encoding DUF5615 family PIN-like protein: MKILLDTCVSGLVLSHLLNAGFDVIWTGDWSRDPGDEEILAIAYQEKRILVTLDKDFGELAILQKRPHCGILRLVNLSTQQQCAICLQVLTTYSAELVAGAIITAELARVRIRQSNFEQNN; the protein is encoded by the coding sequence ATGAAAATCTTATTAGATACCTGTGTATCAGGGCTGGTACTTTCACACCTTTTAAACGCAGGTTTTGATGTCATTTGGACAGGAGATTGGTCAAGAGATCCGGGGGATGAAGAAATTTTAGCCATAGCTTATCAAGAAAAACGTATTCTCGTAACCCTAGATAAAGATTTTGGTGAATTGGCCATCCTTCAAAAACGTCCCCACTGTGGCATTCTCCGTTTAGTTAATCTCAGCACTCAACAACAATGTGCTATCTGCCTACAAGTTTTAACAACTTACAGCGCGGAATTAGTAGCGGGTGCAATCATTACGGCTGAACTAGCCAGAGTGAGAATTCGGCAATCTAATTTTGAACAAAATAACTGA
- a CDS encoding DUF433 domain-containing protein has translation MTDEKLLARITIDQNIFRGKPIIRGRRLAVEHILGMLAAGDTTETLLAAYPWLEPEDIQACLLYAYRLVSQERVEPLIVNTVP, from the coding sequence ATGACGGATGAAAAACTCTTAGCCAGAATTACGATTGATCAGAATATTTTCCGAGGAAAACCAATCATTCGCGGTCGTCGTTTAGCGGTTGAACATATCTTAGGAATGTTAGCCGCAGGAGACACTACTGAAACCTTACTAGCTGCATATCCTTGGCTAGAACCTGAAGATATTCAAGCTTGTTTATTGTATGCTTATCGGTTGGTCAGTCAGGAACGAGTAGAACCCTTAATTGTGAATACTGTCCCATGA
- a CDS encoding helix-turn-helix transcriptional regulator yields MPRKKETLTLSIPPGTKEQLEGVARRLNILWGNSPSISGLLVAIAQGQVETGKPFTLNPSQVHALQQVIKALVDSGQMAEAKTVVELLLAKGKLESPLRKALVRQISHDTEAWRRVVDLYIENQQPFHLMYTNSQGEDEEFNVQYGQIHFRERRFYLEAWCEEGNPSEQIPELQHNRCFRLDRIVTLLEYNGTWRKEGLGYIKVQLHFKGEMVKAYEPKEDDLENEVIGDIRQVVRKVTNPFWLVREVFHYGNNCEIVAPESVRNLFKDKLRTMCQQYDLPIEKENFN; encoded by the coding sequence ATGCCCAGAAAGAAAGAAACACTGACACTCTCGATTCCGCCGGGGACGAAAGAGCAACTCGAAGGGGTTGCCCGTCGCCTGAATATCTTGTGGGGCAATAGTCCGAGCATTTCTGGGTTGTTGGTGGCGATCGCCCAAGGACAAGTAGAAACAGGAAAACCCTTTACCCTCAACCCTTCCCAAGTCCACGCACTCCAGCAAGTGATTAAGGCGCTGGTGGATTCTGGACAGATGGCTGAGGCGAAAACTGTTGTAGAACTTCTCCTGGCGAAAGGAAAGCTAGAAAGCCCTCTGCGCAAGGCTTTAGTTCGGCAAATCAGCCATGATACAGAGGCCTGGCGGAGGGTAGTTGACCTGTATATCGAAAACCAACAACCCTTTCATTTAATGTACACCAACAGTCAGGGGGAAGATGAAGAGTTTAACGTGCAGTATGGTCAGATTCACTTTAGAGAGAGGCGCTTTTACCTTGAGGCTTGGTGTGAGGAGGGCAACCCCTCAGAACAGATCCCCGAACTCCAACACAATCGCTGCTTCCGTTTAGATCGGATTGTGACGCTCTTAGAGTATAACGGGACATGGCGTAAAGAGGGGTTAGGTTATATCAAAGTGCAATTACACTTTAAGGGAGAAATGGTAAAAGCCTATGAACCTAAAGAGGATGACCTCGAAAATGAAGTTATCGGGGACATTCGGCAGGTGGTGCGGAAAGTGACCAATCCTTTTTGGTTGGTGCGGGAGGTGTTTCACTATGGGAATAACTGCGAAATTGTGGCTCCGGAGTCGGTGCGCAATCTGTTCAAGGACAAACTCCGGACAATGTGCCAACAGTACGATCTGCCCATTGAAAAGGAAAACTTTAACTAG
- the stpA gene encoding glucosylglycerol 3-phosphatase produces the protein MVSAHPLLTESCLSLKTEQFFNLLTEIENVLIIQDLDGVCMGLVQDPLNRVIDLDYVKATQQLDGHFYVLTNGEHIGKRGVNGIVERAAGGVEIAQAQGLYLPGLAAGGVQWQDRKGHIDHPGVSEAELQFLAAVPQRIQACLKAFANQYLGAFNPERVAGAIEASVLDNVASPTANLNTFYGLLREQNQELLYGTLQQAIAHLMTELLQEATTQGLSDSFFVHYAPNLGRDEQGLERLKPFASGDSGTTDFQFMLTGGVKEAGVVALLNRYYGQRTGTYPLGESFSVRTAPQTLEGLLDLVQCHFDPQWMPVIVGVGDTVTSQVEEREGKRVVRRGGSDRNFLQLVQNIGQALNIGNVVVYIDSSRGEVKNRRSVKVEQVNGEARITENPCDPKDVDDPLTLNLVFAGGHQEYCTLFKRAAAVRGF, from the coding sequence ATGGTTTCCGCACATCCTCTGTTAACAGAATCTTGTCTGTCTTTGAAAACAGAGCAATTCTTTAACCTATTAACCGAAATAGAAAATGTCTTAATCATTCAAGATTTAGATGGGGTTTGTATGGGCTTAGTCCAAGACCCATTAAACCGAGTCATTGACCTTGATTATGTGAAAGCGACTCAACAATTAGATGGTCATTTCTATGTTTTAACTAATGGGGAACATATCGGCAAACGGGGGGTAAATGGTATTGTGGAACGGGCGGCTGGGGGCGTAGAAATTGCCCAAGCTCAAGGCCTTTATTTACCCGGTTTAGCCGCAGGAGGGGTACAATGGCAAGACCGGAAAGGACACATTGACCATCCGGGGGTGAGTGAGGCTGAATTGCAGTTTTTAGCGGCTGTTCCCCAACGGATTCAAGCTTGTTTAAAAGCATTTGCTAACCAGTATTTAGGGGCGTTTAACCCTGAAAGGGTAGCCGGGGCAATAGAGGCCTCTGTGTTGGATAATGTGGCTTCTCCGACGGCAAATTTAAATACTTTTTATGGGCTGTTGCGAGAACAAAATCAGGAGTTATTATATGGGACGTTACAGCAGGCGATCGCGCACCTGATGACTGAACTGCTACAAGAGGCAACCACACAGGGTTTAAGCGATTCCTTCTTTGTTCACTATGCCCCCAATTTAGGCCGAGATGAGCAGGGACTAGAACGGCTTAAACCCTTTGCCAGTGGGGATTCTGGAACAACTGACTTTCAATTTATGCTCACCGGAGGGGTGAAAGAGGCTGGGGTGGTGGCGCTCCTAAACCGCTATTATGGCCAACGTACCGGGACTTACCCCCTCGGAGAGTCTTTTAGTGTTCGCACCGCTCCCCAGACCTTAGAAGGGCTATTAGACCTCGTTCAGTGCCATTTTGACCCCCAGTGGATGCCTGTGATCGTGGGGGTGGGGGATACTGTAACCAGTCAAGTGGAGGAGCGAGAGGGGAAACGGGTTGTTCGTCGGGGAGGGAGCGATCGCAACTTCCTCCAACTCGTCCAGAACATTGGTCAGGCCTTGAATATCGGCAATGTAGTTGTTTACATTGACAGTAGCAGGGGAGAGGTGAAAAACCGTCGTTCGGTGAAAGTGGAACAGGTGAACGGCGAGGCCAGAATCACGGAGAACCCTTGTGATCCCAAGGATGTAGACGATCCCCTGACCTTGAATCTAGTCTTTGCGGGGGGTCATCAGGAATACTGTACCCTGTTTAAACGAGCGGCCGCCGTCCGTGGGTTTTAG
- a CDS encoding Uma2 family endonuclease, whose product MSIETTRQLTPHPPNREDSELEAIQPEDIKQQDIEQEDEWLPEPPPSDLIFDDGEPLESNRHRIAMNVLIEAVHQAYQGREDYFAGGNMFVYYSRQQVKNKDFKGPDFFVALDVDGTRERQGWVVWDEEGRYPDVIVELMSPSTASQDTGKKKQLYAQTFHTRDYFVYDPFNPDSLEGWHLSPHFAYENITPDERGWLWCASLGLWLGLWEGTILRETATWLRFYDPEGNLILLGTERAEQAESALAQERQEKEQERERAERAEAELQALRNLLQEQGIEPNS is encoded by the coding sequence ATGTCCATTGAAACGACTCGCCAGCTAACACCTCACCCCCCAAACCGAGAGGATTCAGAACTTGAAGCCATCCAACCAGAAGATATTAAACAACAGGACATTGAACAAGAGGATGAATGGCTGCCTGAACCCCCTCCCAGTGATTTAATCTTTGATGACGGAGAACCCTTGGAAAGTAATCGCCATCGTATCGCTATGAACGTCCTCATTGAAGCCGTTCACCAAGCTTATCAAGGACGAGAAGATTATTTTGCCGGCGGCAATATGTTTGTTTACTATAGTCGCCAACAAGTCAAAAATAAAGACTTCAAAGGCCCTGATTTTTTTGTAGCTTTAGATGTAGACGGCACAAGGGAACGTCAAGGCTGGGTTGTTTGGGATGAAGAGGGACGATATCCTGATGTTATTGTTGAATTAATGTCTCCTTCAACCGCCAGTCAAGATACCGGGAAGAAAAAGCAATTGTATGCCCAAACCTTCCATACTAGAGATTATTTTGTTTATGATCCCTTTAATCCTGACTCATTAGAAGGTTGGCACTTAAGCCCCCATTTCGCTTATGAAAATATCACCCCAGATGAGCGCGGCTGGCTGTGGTGCGCCAGTTTGGGCTTATGGTTAGGACTTTGGGAGGGAACAATTTTAAGGGAAACGGCTACTTGGCTGCGGTTTTATGATCCTGAAGGGAATTTAATCTTATTAGGGACAGAAAGAGCCGAACAAGCCGAGTCCGCTTTAGCTCAAGAACGACAGGAGAAGGAACAAGAACGAGAACGGGCAGAACGGGCTGAGGCTGAGTTACAAGCCCTCAGAAACCTCCTCCAAGAACAGGGAATTGAACCCAATTCATGA
- a CDS encoding Uma2 family endonuclease has product MVGAIHPTLNLSEFLQLPETQPASEYINGRMIQKPMPKGKHSRLQLTLCNQINQRVEASQIAYAFPELRCSFGTRSLVPDIAVFQWSRIPFEPDGEVPNDFFLPPDWMIEILSPEQSSNRVTGNILYCLEQGGRLAWLLDPADRSILVFQPQQQPILCQGCDRLSVLPEINLDLTVEQIFAPLKMSTPSTPANR; this is encoded by the coding sequence ATGGTAGGCGCAATTCACCCAACCCTTAACCTCTCGGAATTTCTCCAACTCCCAGAAACTCAACCGGCGAGTGAGTACATTAATGGTCGAATGATCCAGAAGCCAATGCCCAAAGGCAAGCACAGCCGCTTACAGTTAACCCTCTGTAATCAGATTAACCAAAGGGTGGAAGCTTCCCAAATCGCCTATGCTTTCCCTGAATTACGCTGTAGTTTCGGCACTCGCTCCCTTGTCCCAGATATCGCGGTTTTTCAATGGTCGCGCATTCCCTTTGAACCTGATGGAGAAGTCCCCAATGATTTTTTCCTCCCCCCCGATTGGATGATTGAGATTCTGTCCCCCGAACAAAGTTCTAATCGCGTGACTGGCAATATTTTGTATTGTTTAGAACAGGGGGGGCGATTGGCTTGGTTACTTGATCCGGCGGATCGGTCTATTCTGGTCTTTCAACCCCAACAACAACCCATTTTATGCCAAGGATGCGATCGCCTCTCTGTGCTACCAGAAATTAATCTTGACCTCACCGTAGAACAGATTTTTGCTCCCCTCAAAATGTCTACCCCCTCAACCCCAGCCAACCGTTGA
- the mutS gene encoding DNA mismatch repair protein MutS produces the protein MSETAKTGSKNAPQRDYRPLDRDKLSPMMQHYIEVKEQYPSALVLYRCGDFFECFFQDAVTISQELELVLTSKEGGKEIGRVCMTGVPHHALDRYVATLVEKGYAIAICDQVEEAAQAAAERRMVERQVTRLLTPGTLTDDGMLAARRNNFLASVVVAKDHWGLAYADISTGEFYTTQSQDLEALTLELMRLQPSEILLPTDAPDLGGLLRPGEARQDLPDYLPDCFCYSLRPQQYFRASEARNRLKETFNVNSLEGMGCADLTLAIRAAGGLLEYLEDTQKANQVPLQPLRTYTLTDYLILDPQTRRNLEILQTVRDGTLNGSLLWAIDQTVTAMGGRALRRWLLQPLLEIKGIRARQDTIQELINNAYLRHELRQLLRQFYDLERLSGRVGAGTANARDLVYLSDSLCRLSELGELVQGGKSLYLKALQKVPPELEQLGQHVLRHLVESPPQHLKEGGLIRDGIHPLLDERRQQLELDQQWLANLEVTERERTGVSNLKVGYNKTFGYYISLPRAKAAQAPDNYTRKQTLTNEERYITSELKERETRILTAKDDLYQLEYEIFTELRAEMAEKGQEIRQIAKAVAAIDVLAGLAEIAVEQNYCCPMMTENREITIRDGRHPVVEKALGLNFFVPNSTTLGSGTENNHPDLIILTGPNASGKSCYLRQVGLIQLLAQIGSFVPAESATLAICDRIFTRVGAVDDLATGQSTFMVEMNETANILNHATPQSLILLDEIGRGTATFDGLSIAWAVAEYLATEIQARTIFATHYHELNDLESLLNNVANYQVTVKELPDRILFLHQVRPGGADRSYGIEAGRLAGLPSVVIDRARQVMAEIEKHSKIAIGQSPST, from the coding sequence ATGAGTGAGACTGCCAAAACCGGATCGAAAAATGCCCCTCAACGTGATTACCGTCCCCTAGACCGGGATAAACTTTCCCCCATGATGCAGCACTACATTGAGGTGAAAGAACAATATCCCAGCGCCCTCGTGTTGTACCGTTGTGGGGACTTTTTTGAGTGCTTCTTTCAAGATGCCGTCACCATCTCCCAAGAATTAGAGTTAGTGTTAACCAGTAAGGAGGGGGGGAAAGAAATTGGCCGGGTTTGTATGACAGGGGTGCCGCACCATGCCTTAGATCGCTATGTTGCCACCTTAGTTGAAAAAGGCTATGCGATCGCCATTTGTGACCAAGTAGAAGAAGCCGCCCAAGCCGCCGCCGAACGTCGCATGGTGGAACGCCAAGTCACCCGCCTCCTCACCCCAGGCACCCTCACCGACGATGGAATGTTAGCCGCCCGTCGCAACAACTTTTTAGCCTCCGTTGTCGTCGCCAAAGACCATTGGGGCCTCGCCTATGCCGACATCTCCACCGGAGAATTCTACACCACCCAATCCCAAGACCTCGAAGCCCTCACCCTAGAACTAATGCGTCTCCAGCCCTCGGAGATCTTACTCCCCACCGACGCACCGGATTTAGGGGGACTCCTGCGCCCCGGAGAAGCCCGCCAAGACCTCCCCGACTACCTCCCCGACTGTTTTTGCTATTCCCTCCGCCCCCAGCAGTATTTTAGAGCCTCAGAAGCCCGAAATCGGCTCAAAGAGACGTTCAACGTCAATTCATTAGAGGGAATGGGCTGTGCCGACCTCACCCTTGCCATTCGCGCTGCTGGGGGGCTACTAGAGTATCTCGAAGACACCCAAAAAGCCAATCAAGTCCCCCTACAACCCCTCCGCACCTATACCCTCACCGATTATTTAATCTTAGACCCCCAAACCCGGCGCAATTTAGAAATTCTGCAAACCGTGCGCGACGGCACCTTAAACGGCTCCCTACTCTGGGCGATTGATCAAACCGTCACCGCTATGGGAGGGCGTGCCTTAAGGCGTTGGTTATTACAGCCCTTACTGGAGATTAAAGGCATACGCGCCCGCCAAGACACCATTCAAGAGTTAATCAATAACGCCTATTTACGCCATGAGTTACGGCAATTATTGCGACAATTTTATGACCTAGAACGACTCAGTGGCCGCGTGGGAGCAGGCACGGCTAACGCTCGGGATTTAGTCTATTTATCCGACTCCCTTTGTCGTCTTTCGGAATTAGGAGAATTAGTGCAAGGTGGCAAATCCCTTTACCTCAAAGCCCTGCAAAAAGTCCCCCCGGAATTAGAACAACTGGGGCAGCACGTCCTGCGCCATTTGGTCGAATCTCCCCCCCAACATCTCAAAGAAGGGGGCTTAATTCGGGATGGGATTCACCCCCTCTTAGATGAACGTCGCCAACAGTTAGAACTGGATCAACAATGGTTAGCTAATTTAGAAGTAACCGAACGAGAAAGAACCGGAGTTTCTAACTTAAAAGTAGGCTATAATAAGACCTTTGGCTATTATATTAGTTTACCCCGTGCCAAAGCCGCACAAGCCCCCGATAATTACACCCGCAAACAAACCCTTACCAACGAAGAACGCTATATCACCTCAGAACTAAAAGAACGAGAAACCCGCATCCTAACCGCTAAAGATGATCTCTATCAATTAGAGTATGAAATCTTTACCGAATTGCGGGCAGAAATGGCCGAAAAAGGGCAAGAAATCCGGCAAATTGCCAAAGCCGTCGCCGCCATTGATGTGTTAGCGGGACTAGCCGAAATTGCCGTAGAACAGAACTATTGCTGTCCGATGATGACCGAAAACCGGGAAATCACCATCCGAGATGGTCGCCATCCCGTGGTTGAAAAAGCCTTGGGGTTAAACTTTTTTGTCCCCAACTCCACCACCCTCGGCAGTGGCACCGAGAACAATCATCCCGATTTAATTATTCTCACCGGCCCTAATGCCAGTGGGAAAAGCTGTTATTTGCGACAAGTGGGACTGATTCAACTGTTGGCACAAATTGGCAGTTTTGTTCCGGCCGAATCGGCGACTTTGGCAATTTGCGATCGCATTTTTACCCGTGTTGGTGCCGTCGATGACCTAGCCACCGGACAATCCACCTTTATGGTTGAAATGAACGAAACCGCCAACATCCTCAACCATGCCACCCCCCAATCCCTCATCCTACTTGACGAAATTGGACGAGGAACCGCCACCTTTGACGGTTTATCCATCGCTTGGGCCGTTGCCGAATACCTCGCCACAGAAATCCAAGCGCGCACCATTTTCGCCACCCATTACCACGAACTCAACGACTTAGAATCCCTGCTCAACAACGTCGCCAACTATCAAGTCACCGTCAAAGAACTCCCCGATCGTATCCTCTTTTTACACCAAGTCCGACCCGGAGGCGCTGACCGTTCCTATGGCATCGAAGCAGGACGACTAGCGGGCTTACCCTCTGTGGTCATTGACCGCGCTCGTCAAGTGATGGCAGAAATCGAGAAACATAGTAAAATCGCCATCGGTCAATCCCCCTCTACTTGA
- a CDS encoding pathogenesis-related family 1 protein, with product MTTAQSPSFPLDGTPVYVEKNGQWREARLTQWYWHSQTGEQYNVFYFDDQSTETGVPPSRIRSLEQAQNSGITTNVYDLDSPAGIEQMLNAHNQWRSQVGVPPLRWSTQLSRYAQEWADHLLATNQFEHRSDSSYGENLAMASGQQLSPKRVVDMWGEEIKDYNYQQNSCTPGEMCGHYTQIVWKTTTEVGCAVARQGRREVWVCNYNPPGNYVGQRPY from the coding sequence ATGACCACCGCTCAAAGTCCCTCCTTTCCCCTTGATGGTACCCCCGTTTATGTGGAAAAAAACGGTCAATGGCGAGAAGCCCGTTTAACCCAATGGTATTGGCATAGTCAGACGGGAGAACAGTACAACGTCTTTTATTTCGATGATCAAAGTACAGAAACAGGAGTCCCCCCCAGTCGGATTCGTAGCTTAGAACAAGCTCAAAACAGTGGCATCACCACCAATGTTTATGATCTCGACAGTCCAGCAGGTATTGAGCAAATGCTCAACGCCCATAATCAATGGCGGAGTCAGGTGGGAGTTCCTCCCCTCCGTTGGTCTACTCAACTCTCCCGCTATGCTCAAGAATGGGCGGATCATCTTTTAGCGACCAACCAATTTGAGCATCGTTCCGACTCTTCCTATGGTGAAAACCTCGCCATGGCCTCTGGACAACAACTGAGTCCTAAGCGCGTGGTGGATATGTGGGGAGAAGAGATTAAGGATTACAACTACCAACAAAATAGTTGCACTCCGGGGGAAATGTGCGGTCACTATACCCAGATTGTCTGGAAAACCACGACTGAGGTCGGTTGTGCGGTCGCCCGTCAAGGTCGCCGTGAGGTCTGGGTGTGTAATTACAATCCCCCAGGAAATTATGTGGGACAAAGACCGTATTAA